The following are from one region of the Lynx canadensis isolate LIC74 chromosome D4, mLynCan4.pri.v2, whole genome shotgun sequence genome:
- the WDR31 gene encoding WD repeat-containing protein 31 isoform X1, with protein sequence MLLPWSPPCKVLCRSCAVMGKLQSKLKHSTYKYSRPDGIVEERIQTKACQEYSPAHVDTVSVVAALSSDLCVSGGKDKTAVAYDWKTGNVVRRFRGHEREITKIACVHRSSQFFSASRDRMVMMWDLHGPSQPRQQFSGHAMVVTGLAVSPDSSQLCTGSRDNTLLLWDVGTGQCAETASISRNLVTHLCWVPQEPYILQTSEDKTIRLWDSRGLQVAHIFPTKQHIQTYCEVSEDGHKCISCSNGFGGEGCEATLWDLRQTRNRICEYKGHFQTVTSCVFLPRALALMPTIATSSHDCKVKIWNQDTGACLFTLSLDGSGPLTSLAVGDTVSLLCASFSRGIHLLRVDYSQGLALREVAAF encoded by the exons ATGCTGCTGCCCTGGTCTCCTCCCTGCAAGGTTTTGTGTAGATCCTGTGCAGTGATGGGGAAACTGCAAAGCAAACTCAAACATAGCACTTACAAGTACAG CAGGCCCGACGGAATTGTAGAAGAGAGAATTCAAACTAAAGCTTGTCAGGAGTATAGCCCAGCCCACGTGGATACTGTGTCTGTCGTTGCTGCCCTGAGCTCAGACCTGTGTGTCTCTGGAGGAAAAGATAAG ACAGCCGTGGCCTACGACTGGAAAACCGGAAATGTGGTGAGACGTTTCAGAGGACACGAACGAGAAATCACTAAG ATAGCCTGTGTGCACAGATCGAGCCAGTTCTTCAGCGCCTCTCGTGACAGGATGGTCATGATGTGGGACTTGCACGGCCCCTCGCAACCAAGGCAGCAGTTCTCTGGCCACGCCATGGTGGTCACTGGATTGGCCGTGAGTCCAG ACTCTTCACAGCTGTGTACTGGCTCTCGGGACAACACCCTGCTTCTGTGGGACGTTGGGACCGGCCAGTGTGCAGAGACAGCTTCCATCTCCAGGAACCTG GTCACTCACTTGTGCTGGGTCCCCCAGGAACCATATATACTACAGACTTCTGAAGATAAAACCATCAG ATTATGGGACAGTCGGGGGCTGCAGGTAGCGCATATATTTCCCACAAAGCAGCATATTCAGACCTACTGCGAGGTCAGTGAGGATGGACACAAATGTATCTCCTGCAGCAACGGCTTTGGAGGGGAAGGCTGTGAAGCCACG TTGTGGGACCTACGGCAGACGCGGAATAGAATATGTGAATACAAGGGGCATTTCCAGACTGTCACATCCTGTGTCTTTCTACCAAGAGCATTAGCCTTGATGCCTACAATTGCCACCTCATCACATGACTGCAAAGTGAAGATTTGGAACCAAGATACTGGAG ccTGCCTGTTCACCTTGTCCCTGGACGGATCAGGACCTTTGACTTCCCTGGCTGTTGGCGACACCGTCTCCTTGCTGTGTGCGAGTTTCAGCCGAGGAATTCACCTGCTCAGAGTGGACTACAGCCAAGGGCTGGCACTGCGGGAGGTGGCAGCATTCTGA
- the WDR31 gene encoding WD repeat-containing protein 31 isoform X2 has translation MLLPWSPPCKVLCRSCAVMGKLQSKLKHSTYKYSRPDGIVEERIQTKACQEYSPAHVDTVSVVAALSSDLCVSGGKDKTAVAYDWKTGNVVRRFRGHEREITKIACVHRSSQFFSASRDRMVMMWDLHGPSQPRQQFSGHAMVVTGLAVSPDSSQLCTGSRDNTLLLWDVGTGQCAETASISRNLLWDLRQTRNRICEYKGHFQTVTSCVFLPRALALMPTIATSSHDCKVKIWNQDTGACLFTLSLDGSGPLTSLAVGDTVSLLCASFSRGIHLLRVDYSQGLALREVAAF, from the exons ATGCTGCTGCCCTGGTCTCCTCCCTGCAAGGTTTTGTGTAGATCCTGTGCAGTGATGGGGAAACTGCAAAGCAAACTCAAACATAGCACTTACAAGTACAG CAGGCCCGACGGAATTGTAGAAGAGAGAATTCAAACTAAAGCTTGTCAGGAGTATAGCCCAGCCCACGTGGATACTGTGTCTGTCGTTGCTGCCCTGAGCTCAGACCTGTGTGTCTCTGGAGGAAAAGATAAG ACAGCCGTGGCCTACGACTGGAAAACCGGAAATGTGGTGAGACGTTTCAGAGGACACGAACGAGAAATCACTAAG ATAGCCTGTGTGCACAGATCGAGCCAGTTCTTCAGCGCCTCTCGTGACAGGATGGTCATGATGTGGGACTTGCACGGCCCCTCGCAACCAAGGCAGCAGTTCTCTGGCCACGCCATGGTGGTCACTGGATTGGCCGTGAGTCCAG ACTCTTCACAGCTGTGTACTGGCTCTCGGGACAACACCCTGCTTCTGTGGGACGTTGGGACCGGCCAGTGTGCAGAGACAGCTTCCATCTCCAGGAACCTG TTGTGGGACCTACGGCAGACGCGGAATAGAATATGTGAATACAAGGGGCATTTCCAGACTGTCACATCCTGTGTCTTTCTACCAAGAGCATTAGCCTTGATGCCTACAATTGCCACCTCATCACATGACTGCAAAGTGAAGATTTGGAACCAAGATACTGGAG ccTGCCTGTTCACCTTGTCCCTGGACGGATCAGGACCTTTGACTTCCCTGGCTGTTGGCGACACCGTCTCCTTGCTGTGTGCGAGTTTCAGCCGAGGAATTCACCTGCTCAGAGTGGACTACAGCCAAGGGCTGGCACTGCGGGAGGTGGCAGCATTCTGA